Proteins co-encoded in one Dama dama isolate Ldn47 chromosome 2, ASM3311817v1, whole genome shotgun sequence genomic window:
- the SCGB2A2 gene encoding mammaglobin-A, with protein MKLVMVLMLAALPLCCYAGSGCSLLANVIEKTIDPIVSKEEYRDYIQAFTQSKTEENVVDEFKQCFLQQSNETLANFEQMMQTIYNSVFCKIF; from the exons ATGAAGCTGGTGATGGTCCTCATGCTGGCGGCCCTCCCCCTGTGCTGCTATGCAG GTTCTGGCTGCTCTCTTCTTGCCAATGTGATTGAAAAAACAATTGATCCCATTGTGTCCAAGGAAGAATATAGAGACTATATTCAAGCGTTCACACAGAGTAAAACTGAGGAAAACGTTGTAGATGAATTCAAGCAATGTTTTCTCCAGCAGTCAAATGAAACTCTGGCCAATTTCGAGCAGATGATG caaACCATTTACAACAGTGTATTCTGTAAAATATTCTAA